One Oncorhynchus keta strain PuntledgeMale-10-30-2019 chromosome 23, Oket_V2, whole genome shotgun sequence DNA segment encodes these proteins:
- the LOC118401931 gene encoding importin-13-like isoform X1 codes for MEPPDSSVQSPDLVSLELTVENVEKALQQLYYDPDMEHKNVAQKWLTQAQTSRQAWQFCWPLLSPDKLPEIQFFGASTLHTKISCHWADLPTDQHQTLRMQLLSHISHFSSGPKMVLTRLCVALASLALHTMPQGWPQAVADMVRVYQPEKAGDQGGSQGGVGVGGGGGAEEEVNAHAHCLALLELLTVLPEEFQSCRLPQARRAQLREALAGEWTAVCPLLRQLLQRQEGNSQVKERALRCLSSWVGLDVPLHGESEGLLQDCFAALSDPELFDTAVETIVSSISQPDCQRYTDALVNLMPLVLGLHDQLKAAARDGDMETSHGICRIAVALGETHSRTLLEQVEHWQGYLALVNMILFCTGIPGHYPVNETTSSLTLTFWYTLQDDILSFEEDKQVVYLQVYRPVYFQLVDVLLHKAHFPSEQDYTSWSSDDKEQFRIYRVDISDTLMYVYEILGAELLSNLYDRLGRLLMDTERPTAWQDTEALLFGFQAIAETIDVNYSDVIPGLIGLIPRISISNIQLADTVMYTIGSLAEWLADHPMMLGNVLPMVLQGLVKAELSVSSVSTLKRICRECRHDLAPYIHDIMTVSQDVLVKDIHKSSQCMWLMQGLGFLLSALPMEEILGSLTTLLTPHIQRLDTLAHQEPSPTAKLSIIHILGMLSSLFTTLDISRQDEGSEDTAPAQARPNPVVVVLQQVFTLIQTILSKWLSDSEVVEAVCGVFERSVKTLLNDFAPMVQQLSEMLGQIYSAFPQASALDLTRQMVHIFAGEKDHFSPIQALIELVTSTTLSIFQQGPREHPDIVESFMQLHAQALKRKPDLYLSDHQDVKALFYCGVLSLKFPETPTAKSACMFFSHAAFCYVNDWLSLVLQPVVIQSPLPNCSQIYTKHMELVCHCGDIPPIGQVLQRDGKLLVHTILEIVGSQSLCCLTEHFSEVLFCLNRHCPVLLAQWLKEGLHVPGFPSAQVSMEQKDTFSQQLLREQTNKRRVKEIVKEFSLLCRGMQGTTGYSADY; via the exons ATGGAGCCCCCTGACAGCTCCGTGCAGAGCCCCGACCTGGTGTCCTTAGAATTAACGGTGGAAAACGTCGAAAAA gCCCTCCAGCAACTGTACTATGACCCGGACATGGAGCATAAGAATGTGGCCCAGAAGTGGCTGACTCAGGCCCAGACCTCCCGTCAGGCCTGGCAGTTCTGCTGGCCTCTGCTCAGTCCAGACAAG CTTCCTGAGATCCAGTTCTTTGGCGCCAGCACCCTTCACACCAAGATCTCCTGTCACTGGGCCGACCTCCCCACAGACCAACACCAGACACTGAGGATGCAGCTCCTTTCCCACATCTCCCACTTCTCCTCTGGGCCAAAGATGGTGCTGACCAGGCTGTGTGTGGCCCTGGCCTCCCTGGCCCTCCACACCATGCCCCAGGGTTGGCCCCAGGCTGTGGCTGACATGGTCAGGGTCTACCAGCCAGAGAAGGCTGGGGATCAGGGCGGAAGTCagggtggggttggggttggcGGAGGAGGTGGGGCAGAGGAGGAAGTGAACGCCCACGCACACTGCCTGGCCCTGCTGGAGCTCCTCACCGTGCTGCCAGAAGAGTTCCAGAGCTGCAGGCTGCCCCAGGCCCGTCGTGCCCAGCTGAGAGAGGCCCTGGCTGGGGAGTGGACGGCGGTATGTCCCCTGCTGCGCCAGCTGCTCCAGAGACAGGAGGGCAACAGCCAGGTGAAGGAGCGGGCCCTACGGTGCTTGTCTAGCTGGGTGGGACTGGATGTTCCTCTGCATGGGGAGAGCGAGGGGCTgctgcaggactgttttgctgCTCTGTCAGACCCAGAGCTGTTTGACACTGCCGTGGAGACCATTGTCAGCTCTATATCCCAACCTGACTGCCAGAG aTACACTGATGCTCTGGTGAACTTGATGCCCCTGGTGCTGGGTCTCCATGACCAGCTGAAAGCCGCAGCGAGGGACGGTGACATGGAGACCTCCCATGGCATCTGTCGCATCGCTGTTGCTCTGGGGGAAACACACTCCAG GACTCTTCTGGAACAGGTGGAACACTGGCAGGGATACCTGGCCCTAGTCAACATGATCCTGTTCTGTACTGGCATCCCCGGGCACTACCCAGTCAATGAGACCACCAGCTCCCTCACACTCACCTTCTGGTACACTCTGCAG GATGACATCCTGTCATTTGAGGAGGACAAGCAGGTAGTCTACCTGCAAGTCTACAGACCAGTCTACTTCCAGCTGGTGGACGTTCTGCTCCACAAGGCCCACTTCCCCTCAGAGCAGGACTATACTTCCTGGTCCTCAGATGACAAGGAGCAGTTCAGGATCTACAG AGTCGACATATCAGACACTCTGATGTATGTGTACGAGATCCTGGGGGCGGAGCTTCTCAGTAACCTCTATGATAGACTGGGCCGACTGCTGATGGACACGGAGAGACCGACAGCATGGCAG GACACTGAGGCCCTTCTCTTTGGCTTCCAGGCTATAGCAGAGACCATAGACGTCAACTACTCTGATGTCATCCCAGGCCTCATCGGTCTGATCCCACGGATCAGTATAAGCAACATTCAGCTAGCTGACACCGTCATGTACACTATAG GTTCTCTAGCGGAGTGGCTGGCGGACCATCCGATGATGTTAGGCAATGTATTACCAATGGTGCTCCAGGGCTTGGTGAAGGCTGAGCTGTCCGTGTCCAGCGTGTCCACTCTGAAGAGAATTTGCAGAGAGTGTCGTCACGACCTCGCCCCTTACATCCATGACATCATGACCGTGTCACAG GACGTACTGGTCAAAGATATCCACAAG agcagcCAGTGCATGTGGCTGATGCAGGGCCTGGGCTTCCTACTCTCTGCCTTGCCAATGGAGGAGATCCTGGGCAGCCTGACCACCCTCCTCACCCCCCACATCCAGAGGCTAGACACCCTGGCACACCAGGAG CCCAGCCCCACTGCCAAGCTGTCTATCATCCACATCCTGGGTATGCTGTCCAGTCTGTTCACTACGCTGGACATCAGCAGGCAGGACGAGGGGTCAGAGGACACCGCCCCAGCTCAGGCCAGGCCCAACCCA GTGGTGGTGGTCTTACAGCAGGTCTTCACATTGATCCAGACCATCCTCAgcaagtggctcagtgactcagaAGTGGTGGAG GCAGTGTGTGGGGTGTTTGAGAGGTCCGTAAAGACCCTCCTCAATGACTTTGCTCCCATGGTACAACAGCTCAGTGAGATGCTGGGACAGATCTACAGCGCCTTCCCACAAGCCTCTGCTCTCGACCTCACACGCCAG ATGGTCCACATATTTGCAGGTGAGAAAGATCATTTCAGCCCCATCCAGGCCCTTATTGAGCTGGTCACATCCACCACCCTCTCTATCTTCCAGCAAG GCCCAAGGGAACATCCTGATATTGTTGAGTCATTCATGCAACTCCATGCCCAG GCCCTCAAAAGGAAGCCTGACCTCTACCTGTCTGACCATCAAGATGTAAAGGCTCTATTCTACTGCG GGGTCCTGTCACTCAAGTTCCCGGAGACGCCTACAGCGAAGTCAGCCTGTATGTTCTTT TCGCATGCTGCATTCTGTTATGTGAACGATTGGTTGAGCCTCGTCCTACAACCAGTAGTGATCCAAAGCCCACTCCCAAACTGTTCTCAGATTTATACAAAGCAC ATGGAGTTGGTCTGTCATTGTGGAGACATCCCTCCTATTGGTCAGGTGCTACAGAGGGACGGGAAGCTTCTCGTCCACACCATCCTGGAG ATTGTTGGAAGTCAATCTCTCTGCTGTCTGACGGAGCACTTCTCTGAGGTGCTTTTCTGTCTGAACAGACATTGCCCTGTGCTGCTGGCCCAGTGGTTAAAGGAAGGACTACATGTCCCAGGGTTCCCCTCTGCCCAGGTCTCCATGGAGCAGAAGGACACCTTCAGCCAGCAACTCCTCAG GGAACAGACAAACAAGCGGCGTGTTAAGGAGATCGTGAAGGAGTTCTCGCTGTTGTGTCGAGGTATGCAGGGCACTACTGGCTACTCAGCAGATTACTAG
- the LOC118401931 gene encoding importin-13-like isoform X3: protein MEPPDSSVQSPDLVSLELTVENVEKALQQLYYDPDMEHKNVAQKWLTQAQTSRQAWQFCWPLLSPDKLPEIQFFGASTLHTKISCHWADLPTDQHQTLRMQLLSHISHFSSGPKMVLTRLCVALASLALHTMPQGWPQAVADMVRVYQPEKAGDQGGSQGGVGVGGGGGAEEEVNAHAHCLALLELLTVLPEEFQSCRLPQARRAQLREALAGEWTAVCPLLRQLLQRQEGNSQVKERALRCLSSWVGLDVPLHGESEGLLQDCFAALSDPELFDTAVETIVSSISQPDCQRYTDALVNLMPLVLGLHDQLKAAARDGDMETSHGICRIAVALGETHSRTLLEQVEHWQGYLALVNMILFCTGIPGHYPVNETTSSLTLTFWYTLQDDILSFEEDKQVVYLQVYRPVYFQLVDVLLHKAHFPSEQDYTSWSSDDKEQFRIYRVDISDTLMYVYEILGAELLSNLYDRLGRLLMDTERPTAWQDTEALLFGFQAIAETIDVNYSDVIPGLIGLIPRISISNIQLADTVMYTIGSLAEWLADHPMMLGNVLPMVLQGLVKAELSVSSVSTLKRICRECRHDLAPYIHDIMTVSQDVLVKDIHKSSQCMWLMQGLGFLLSALPMEEILGSLTTLLTPHIQRLDTLAHQEPSPTAKLSIIHILGMLSSLFTTLDISRQDEGSEDTAPAQARPNPVVVVLQQVFTLIQTILSKWLSDSEVVEAVCGVFERSVKTLLNDFAPMVQQLSEMLGQIYSAFPQASALDLTRQMVHIFAGEKDHFSPIQALIELVTSTTLSIFQQGPREHPDIVESFMQLHAQALKRKPDLYLSDHQDVKALFYCGVLSLKFPETPTAKSACMFFGRQVA from the exons ATGGAGCCCCCTGACAGCTCCGTGCAGAGCCCCGACCTGGTGTCCTTAGAATTAACGGTGGAAAACGTCGAAAAA gCCCTCCAGCAACTGTACTATGACCCGGACATGGAGCATAAGAATGTGGCCCAGAAGTGGCTGACTCAGGCCCAGACCTCCCGTCAGGCCTGGCAGTTCTGCTGGCCTCTGCTCAGTCCAGACAAG CTTCCTGAGATCCAGTTCTTTGGCGCCAGCACCCTTCACACCAAGATCTCCTGTCACTGGGCCGACCTCCCCACAGACCAACACCAGACACTGAGGATGCAGCTCCTTTCCCACATCTCCCACTTCTCCTCTGGGCCAAAGATGGTGCTGACCAGGCTGTGTGTGGCCCTGGCCTCCCTGGCCCTCCACACCATGCCCCAGGGTTGGCCCCAGGCTGTGGCTGACATGGTCAGGGTCTACCAGCCAGAGAAGGCTGGGGATCAGGGCGGAAGTCagggtggggttggggttggcGGAGGAGGTGGGGCAGAGGAGGAAGTGAACGCCCACGCACACTGCCTGGCCCTGCTGGAGCTCCTCACCGTGCTGCCAGAAGAGTTCCAGAGCTGCAGGCTGCCCCAGGCCCGTCGTGCCCAGCTGAGAGAGGCCCTGGCTGGGGAGTGGACGGCGGTATGTCCCCTGCTGCGCCAGCTGCTCCAGAGACAGGAGGGCAACAGCCAGGTGAAGGAGCGGGCCCTACGGTGCTTGTCTAGCTGGGTGGGACTGGATGTTCCTCTGCATGGGGAGAGCGAGGGGCTgctgcaggactgttttgctgCTCTGTCAGACCCAGAGCTGTTTGACACTGCCGTGGAGACCATTGTCAGCTCTATATCCCAACCTGACTGCCAGAG aTACACTGATGCTCTGGTGAACTTGATGCCCCTGGTGCTGGGTCTCCATGACCAGCTGAAAGCCGCAGCGAGGGACGGTGACATGGAGACCTCCCATGGCATCTGTCGCATCGCTGTTGCTCTGGGGGAAACACACTCCAG GACTCTTCTGGAACAGGTGGAACACTGGCAGGGATACCTGGCCCTAGTCAACATGATCCTGTTCTGTACTGGCATCCCCGGGCACTACCCAGTCAATGAGACCACCAGCTCCCTCACACTCACCTTCTGGTACACTCTGCAG GATGACATCCTGTCATTTGAGGAGGACAAGCAGGTAGTCTACCTGCAAGTCTACAGACCAGTCTACTTCCAGCTGGTGGACGTTCTGCTCCACAAGGCCCACTTCCCCTCAGAGCAGGACTATACTTCCTGGTCCTCAGATGACAAGGAGCAGTTCAGGATCTACAG AGTCGACATATCAGACACTCTGATGTATGTGTACGAGATCCTGGGGGCGGAGCTTCTCAGTAACCTCTATGATAGACTGGGCCGACTGCTGATGGACACGGAGAGACCGACAGCATGGCAG GACACTGAGGCCCTTCTCTTTGGCTTCCAGGCTATAGCAGAGACCATAGACGTCAACTACTCTGATGTCATCCCAGGCCTCATCGGTCTGATCCCACGGATCAGTATAAGCAACATTCAGCTAGCTGACACCGTCATGTACACTATAG GTTCTCTAGCGGAGTGGCTGGCGGACCATCCGATGATGTTAGGCAATGTATTACCAATGGTGCTCCAGGGCTTGGTGAAGGCTGAGCTGTCCGTGTCCAGCGTGTCCACTCTGAAGAGAATTTGCAGAGAGTGTCGTCACGACCTCGCCCCTTACATCCATGACATCATGACCGTGTCACAG GACGTACTGGTCAAAGATATCCACAAG agcagcCAGTGCATGTGGCTGATGCAGGGCCTGGGCTTCCTACTCTCTGCCTTGCCAATGGAGGAGATCCTGGGCAGCCTGACCACCCTCCTCACCCCCCACATCCAGAGGCTAGACACCCTGGCACACCAGGAG CCCAGCCCCACTGCCAAGCTGTCTATCATCCACATCCTGGGTATGCTGTCCAGTCTGTTCACTACGCTGGACATCAGCAGGCAGGACGAGGGGTCAGAGGACACCGCCCCAGCTCAGGCCAGGCCCAACCCA GTGGTGGTGGTCTTACAGCAGGTCTTCACATTGATCCAGACCATCCTCAgcaagtggctcagtgactcagaAGTGGTGGAG GCAGTGTGTGGGGTGTTTGAGAGGTCCGTAAAGACCCTCCTCAATGACTTTGCTCCCATGGTACAACAGCTCAGTGAGATGCTGGGACAGATCTACAGCGCCTTCCCACAAGCCTCTGCTCTCGACCTCACACGCCAG ATGGTCCACATATTTGCAGGTGAGAAAGATCATTTCAGCCCCATCCAGGCCCTTATTGAGCTGGTCACATCCACCACCCTCTCTATCTTCCAGCAAG GCCCAAGGGAACATCCTGATATTGTTGAGTCATTCATGCAACTCCATGCCCAG GCCCTCAAAAGGAAGCCTGACCTCTACCTGTCTGACCATCAAGATGTAAAGGCTCTATTCTACTGCG GGGTCCTGTCACTCAAGTTCCCGGAGACGCCTACAGCGAAGTCAGCCTGTATGTTCTTT gggcggcaggtagcctag
- the LOC118401931 gene encoding importin-13-like isoform X2 — MEPPDSSVQSPDLVSLELTVENVEKALQQLYYDPDMEHKNVAQKWLTQAQTSRQAWQFCWPLLSPDKLPEIQFFGASTLHTKISCHWADLPTDQHQTLRMQLLSHISHFSSGPKMVLTRLCVALASLALHTMPQGWPQAVADMVRVYQPEKAGDQGGSQGGVGVGGGGGAEEEVNAHAHCLALLELLTVLPEEFQSCRLPQARRAQLREALAGEWTAVCPLLRQLLQRQEGNSQVKERALRCLSSWVGLDVPLHGESEGLLQDCFAALSDPELFDTAVETIVSSISQPDCQRYTDALVNLMPLVLGLHDQLKAAARDGDMETSHGICRIAVALGETHSRTLLEQVEHWQGYLALVNMILFCTGIPGHYPVNETTSSLTLTFWYTLQDDILSFEEDKQVVYLQVYRPVYFQLVDVLLHKAHFPSEQDYTSWSSDDKEQFRIYRVDISDTLMYVYEILGAELLSNLYDRLGRLLMDTERPTAWQDTEALLFGFQAIAETIDVNYSDVIPGLIGLIPRISISNIQLADTVMYTIGSLAEWLADHPMMLGNVLPMVLQGLVKAELSVSSVSTLKRICRECRHDLAPYIHDIMTVSQDVLVKDIHKSSQCMWLMQGLGFLLSALPMEEILGSLTTLLTPHIQRLDTLAHQEPSPTAKLSIIHILGMLSSLFTTLDISRQDEGSEDTAPAQARPNPVVVVLQQVFTLIQTILSKWLSDSEVVEAVCGVFERSVKTLLNDFAPMVQQLSEMLGQIYSAFPQASALDLTRQMVHIFAGEKDHFSPIQALIELVTSTTLSIFQQGPREHPDIVESFMQLHAQALKRKPDLYLSDHQDVKALFYCGVLSLKFPETPTAKSACMFFMELVCHCGDIPPIGQVLQRDGKLLVHTILEIVGSQSLCCLTEHFSEVLFCLNRHCPVLLAQWLKEGLHVPGFPSAQVSMEQKDTFSQQLLREQTNKRRVKEIVKEFSLLCRGMQGTTGYSADY, encoded by the exons ATGGAGCCCCCTGACAGCTCCGTGCAGAGCCCCGACCTGGTGTCCTTAGAATTAACGGTGGAAAACGTCGAAAAA gCCCTCCAGCAACTGTACTATGACCCGGACATGGAGCATAAGAATGTGGCCCAGAAGTGGCTGACTCAGGCCCAGACCTCCCGTCAGGCCTGGCAGTTCTGCTGGCCTCTGCTCAGTCCAGACAAG CTTCCTGAGATCCAGTTCTTTGGCGCCAGCACCCTTCACACCAAGATCTCCTGTCACTGGGCCGACCTCCCCACAGACCAACACCAGACACTGAGGATGCAGCTCCTTTCCCACATCTCCCACTTCTCCTCTGGGCCAAAGATGGTGCTGACCAGGCTGTGTGTGGCCCTGGCCTCCCTGGCCCTCCACACCATGCCCCAGGGTTGGCCCCAGGCTGTGGCTGACATGGTCAGGGTCTACCAGCCAGAGAAGGCTGGGGATCAGGGCGGAAGTCagggtggggttggggttggcGGAGGAGGTGGGGCAGAGGAGGAAGTGAACGCCCACGCACACTGCCTGGCCCTGCTGGAGCTCCTCACCGTGCTGCCAGAAGAGTTCCAGAGCTGCAGGCTGCCCCAGGCCCGTCGTGCCCAGCTGAGAGAGGCCCTGGCTGGGGAGTGGACGGCGGTATGTCCCCTGCTGCGCCAGCTGCTCCAGAGACAGGAGGGCAACAGCCAGGTGAAGGAGCGGGCCCTACGGTGCTTGTCTAGCTGGGTGGGACTGGATGTTCCTCTGCATGGGGAGAGCGAGGGGCTgctgcaggactgttttgctgCTCTGTCAGACCCAGAGCTGTTTGACACTGCCGTGGAGACCATTGTCAGCTCTATATCCCAACCTGACTGCCAGAG aTACACTGATGCTCTGGTGAACTTGATGCCCCTGGTGCTGGGTCTCCATGACCAGCTGAAAGCCGCAGCGAGGGACGGTGACATGGAGACCTCCCATGGCATCTGTCGCATCGCTGTTGCTCTGGGGGAAACACACTCCAG GACTCTTCTGGAACAGGTGGAACACTGGCAGGGATACCTGGCCCTAGTCAACATGATCCTGTTCTGTACTGGCATCCCCGGGCACTACCCAGTCAATGAGACCACCAGCTCCCTCACACTCACCTTCTGGTACACTCTGCAG GATGACATCCTGTCATTTGAGGAGGACAAGCAGGTAGTCTACCTGCAAGTCTACAGACCAGTCTACTTCCAGCTGGTGGACGTTCTGCTCCACAAGGCCCACTTCCCCTCAGAGCAGGACTATACTTCCTGGTCCTCAGATGACAAGGAGCAGTTCAGGATCTACAG AGTCGACATATCAGACACTCTGATGTATGTGTACGAGATCCTGGGGGCGGAGCTTCTCAGTAACCTCTATGATAGACTGGGCCGACTGCTGATGGACACGGAGAGACCGACAGCATGGCAG GACACTGAGGCCCTTCTCTTTGGCTTCCAGGCTATAGCAGAGACCATAGACGTCAACTACTCTGATGTCATCCCAGGCCTCATCGGTCTGATCCCACGGATCAGTATAAGCAACATTCAGCTAGCTGACACCGTCATGTACACTATAG GTTCTCTAGCGGAGTGGCTGGCGGACCATCCGATGATGTTAGGCAATGTATTACCAATGGTGCTCCAGGGCTTGGTGAAGGCTGAGCTGTCCGTGTCCAGCGTGTCCACTCTGAAGAGAATTTGCAGAGAGTGTCGTCACGACCTCGCCCCTTACATCCATGACATCATGACCGTGTCACAG GACGTACTGGTCAAAGATATCCACAAG agcagcCAGTGCATGTGGCTGATGCAGGGCCTGGGCTTCCTACTCTCTGCCTTGCCAATGGAGGAGATCCTGGGCAGCCTGACCACCCTCCTCACCCCCCACATCCAGAGGCTAGACACCCTGGCACACCAGGAG CCCAGCCCCACTGCCAAGCTGTCTATCATCCACATCCTGGGTATGCTGTCCAGTCTGTTCACTACGCTGGACATCAGCAGGCAGGACGAGGGGTCAGAGGACACCGCCCCAGCTCAGGCCAGGCCCAACCCA GTGGTGGTGGTCTTACAGCAGGTCTTCACATTGATCCAGACCATCCTCAgcaagtggctcagtgactcagaAGTGGTGGAG GCAGTGTGTGGGGTGTTTGAGAGGTCCGTAAAGACCCTCCTCAATGACTTTGCTCCCATGGTACAACAGCTCAGTGAGATGCTGGGACAGATCTACAGCGCCTTCCCACAAGCCTCTGCTCTCGACCTCACACGCCAG ATGGTCCACATATTTGCAGGTGAGAAAGATCATTTCAGCCCCATCCAGGCCCTTATTGAGCTGGTCACATCCACCACCCTCTCTATCTTCCAGCAAG GCCCAAGGGAACATCCTGATATTGTTGAGTCATTCATGCAACTCCATGCCCAG GCCCTCAAAAGGAAGCCTGACCTCTACCTGTCTGACCATCAAGATGTAAAGGCTCTATTCTACTGCG GGGTCCTGTCACTCAAGTTCCCGGAGACGCCTACAGCGAAGTCAGCCTGTATGTTCTTT ATGGAGTTGGTCTGTCATTGTGGAGACATCCCTCCTATTGGTCAGGTGCTACAGAGGGACGGGAAGCTTCTCGTCCACACCATCCTGGAG ATTGTTGGAAGTCAATCTCTCTGCTGTCTGACGGAGCACTTCTCTGAGGTGCTTTTCTGTCTGAACAGACATTGCCCTGTGCTGCTGGCCCAGTGGTTAAAGGAAGGACTACATGTCCCAGGGTTCCCCTCTGCCCAGGTCTCCATGGAGCAGAAGGACACCTTCAGCCAGCAACTCCTCAG GGAACAGACAAACAAGCGGCGTGTTAAGGAGATCGTGAAGGAGTTCTCGCTGTTGTGTCGAGGTATGCAGGGCACTACTGGCTACTCAGCAGATTACTAG